The following are encoded together in the Trachemys scripta elegans isolate TJP31775 chromosome 7, CAS_Tse_1.0, whole genome shotgun sequence genome:
- the CCDC85B gene encoding coiled-coil domain-containing protein 85B — MGSEAGEPAASRALAQLSDSELGGYSKEELVRRLRQEEAEKLAALVQRGRLIQGVNRQLQEHLREIRELKQVNERLAAENRELRDLCCFLDDDRLKAKRLARDWQLFGQQAARVLRDELASCLHKLAGLEGLQERLAADNLELKALCLALEEECAARADNSPVGSSELSLPCGPRDLGDGSSSTGSVGSPDQLHLACSPED; from the coding sequence ATGGGCAGCGAGGCCGGCGAGCCGGCGGCCAGCCGGGCCCTGGCCCAGCTGAGCGACTCGGAGCTGGGCGGCTACAGCAAGGAGGAGCTGGTGCGGCGGCTGCGgcaggaggaggcggagaagctgGCGGCGCTGGTGCAGCGGGGGCGGCTGATCCAGGGCGTCAATCGGCAGCTGCAGGAGCATCTGCGGGAGATCCGCGAGCTGAAGCAGGTGAACGAGCGCCTGGCGGCCGAGAACCGCGAGCTCCGCGACCTCTGCTGCTTCCTGGACGACGACCGGCTGAAGGCCAAGCGGCTGGCCCGGGACTGGCAGCTGTTCGGGCAGCAGGCGGCCCGGGTGCTGCGGGACGAGCTGGCCTCCTGCCTGCACAAGCTGGCCGGGCTGGAGGGGCTGCAGGAGCGCCTGGCCGCCGATAACCTGGAGCTCAAGGCGCTCTGCCTGGCGCTGGAGGAGGAATGCGCCGCCCGCGCCGACAACAGCCCCGTCGGCTCCTCGGAGCTCAGCCTGCCCTGCGGGCCCCGGGACCTGGGCGACGGTAGCTCCAGCACCGGCAGCGTGGGCAGCCCGGACCAGCTGCACCTGGCCTGCTCGCCCGAGGACTAG